The DNA region GGACAGTCTGGTCAGTATCAGGATTTGCAGGATTTCATGGCAGAAACCAAGCGTAGACCTAAAGGGCAGATTGAGCCTCTACCTACTTTCAGACCCTATCAGCCTTTTGTGTATAGTGCTATGACTCTAAGAAGCCCCTTTGAAAAGCCAGTTCCTGTTGATGAATCAGCAGCTAAGGGGGGCAGATCGGTGTCTCCTGATTTTAATCGTGTCAAAGAATTCCTTGAGGGCTTCAATGTCACCTCTTTGAAAATGGTCGGTAGTATTTCCAAAGAAGATAAATTGTGGGCACTGATTGATAATGGTGAAGGAAGTGTTGTTCCTGCAACAATTGGTAATTATTTGGGAAAAAACCACGGAAAAATTATCTCTGCGGACTTAATGCAAATAGAGATTATGGAAATAGTTGCCGATGGATCTAGTGGTTGGGTTGAACGTCCAAGAATTATCAAATTAGAAGAAAAGGAATAAGTGGAAATGGATGCTCTATTCTCATCGGGGTTGAATATGCGAAAAATAGCCATCTTGATAGTCTGTTTTGCATCAGCATTGGCGAATGCTAACAGTATAAATAAAATAGATTTCTCTCAGTTGCCCGGTGAGCGATTTGAGGTACATATAGGCTTCGATTCAGTTCCTCCTGAACCTAAAGGCTATACGATAGAGCGCCCAGCTCGTATTGTGTTGGACTTTCCCGACACAAGCAGCTCTTTGAAAGAGCGTCGTTTCCCACTGGCAGTTGATAATGGCCAAAGTGCATTATTGTTGGCCAGTGAAGGCCGTACTCGATTAATCTTAAATTTAAACCAGCTTTCGACATATACAACACGTACTGATGGCAATAGTTTTATTGTTGAGGTCGGAGCTGCTCAAGTGGGGGGCGCAAAGTCTAATGCTCAGCATGGTAGTGGGCTTATTTCCAATGCTTCTGGAGGCCTATCGGCACAGGACTCTATTAAGGGCGTAAGAGTCACTAATATCGATTTCCGCAGAGGTGCAACTGGTGAGGGGCGGGTTATTGTTAGCCTGTCTAATCCTAAAGTAAGTGCAAATATGGTAGGAACTGGTACTGGTGTGCGTTTATCTTTCAAAGATGTATGGTTGCCACCAGAACTGCGTAGGCGTCTGGATGTTGTAGATTTTG from Cellvibrio japonicus Ueda107 includes:
- a CDS encoding pilus assembly protein PilP, translating into MRLCSLACILALFLLSGCGQSGQYQDLQDFMAETKRRPKGQIEPLPTFRPYQPFVYSAMTLRSPFEKPVPVDESAAKGGRSVSPDFNRVKEFLEGFNVTSLKMVGSISKEDKLWALIDNGEGSVVPATIGNYLGKNHGKIISADLMQIEIMEIVADGSSGWVERPRIIKLEEKE